The Camelina sativa cultivar DH55 chromosome 16, Cs, whole genome shotgun sequence sequence GCCTTCATCACCACGTATTCATCCTCCTTCACATTATCTTTCAGCCACTCCGTCATGCCCATTTTCTCAGATTCTAGGCTCATCTCATCGTTCACCGTCTCAATCTTGTACATCTCAAACTTCTGGTTCCTTGTTGGGTAGTTTTGAATAAACCATTCCGTTCCACTGCTTCCTTTTCCGTTGCCCACATCAATGAACACTCGCCTCGAGTAGCTCTCGAGGTCCATATTGTCTCCCATAAGGTCCGGGAGGTACCTTGTCCTTTTGAAGTACGTTCTTGACTTCCTGGAAGCTGCTCTTGGTGGTTCAAGGAGAACATCCTCTAGCTTTCTCAAAGCTTTTTCTTTGGTATCTTCTTCTGTGATGCCGAGAAGTTTTCTCCCTGTGGCAACTAAGCTCTgctttttctctgtttccccTGTTTTCCTCATCGTCATTACCGTGTACTCAGAGCTCTTTACGTAGACTATTTCGTAGTTTGGATGTTTCAAGAAACTTGGAGGAAGATCTTGAAGGTTGACTTGGACGGTCAGGATGCCGCCAACTTTGAGAATCCTGTCTATAAATTCAGCAGAGTCAATGTGACGAGAATGCGCAAAGGCGAAATCAAAGGTCTCGTTTGGGACCATGCTCTGCATCTCCTGATCGTTTGCAGATACAAGAAGCATATCAGTTTCGATCACTGTTTGAGAGTATGAAGAAACAGTGACCTCATCATCTCCACCACTTAGGAAGAGTGCTTTGTCTCCCATCTTAAAAAGACCTTCCTTCTCCAAATCGTTGAGAAGCAAAGGCAGTAGCTCAGGAAGGTCAGATTCAACCGACTTAGATGGATCGGTTGCAGAAGTAGCTCCATATTTCAGGAGACTCAACCAAGTAAATGACAGAAACAACAAAGCCAAAAGCGTTGATCTCATAAAGAGACTCAAGACTTCAGAACGAGAAGCCTTTAGGAAAGAATCCGTAGAGTTTAAAGATGAGCTTGAACGGTCTCTCTTTTTCAAGAGGTAGTGAAAATGCTTTTGGCACATGGAGTGAAAGTCTTGGACAGTAACAAACAccatatctttttgttattgtcttaaaaaaaagctgagacaaagagagagaatgCGAAAAAAAGCGCAGTTGAAAGTTAAAGAataggaaagagagaagagaagagaatagAAAGCTAAAAGAGAATTCAAAGGAAGTAaataaaggaagaaagaaaagggAGCGAGCGAGAGAAGAGGCGAGCCTAGCGAGTGCAGAACCGGGCGGCAGTATGATTCCCACCGGTGAGAGATACGCGGCTACTCTTCAAATTAGACCAAAGGGACATCAACTGCCTCATCCTCTGAATCTCCATATCGCGGTTATCAACTAATATACCTCTTTCTTGCTCTCAATCTGCTATTTCATCATTAACGCtctcacacacaaaaataatatgtttttgtttaaaatataagttTTGTCTGGTAATCAATGGATCCTCAGATGTTGCTTCCAATTCATAGATAAACTCAAGGAAGCAACATATGGGatttgaaaaagagagagagagcagaaaGAGGTTTTTTGTTAAATTGATTTCTGTTGGCTGATTTCTTCAGGCTTaagtttttcctcttttttttttttttgtatcccgcaagagatgagagagagttAGATTGAAATTATAAAGGGCTTTGCTGTTTTGTTTAAGCCTTTCTTTACGCCATACCTCTATCTATTTTAAGATCTTTTCCTTTAAATTCATGGGGGATCTTAACTTCTTATCCAAGTAACCTCACCACCTTCCTATATTAAGGTACGTCCACATCAGTGCTAACTCATTCCAGTTCTTAATTGTTTTGACTCTGTTTTAAGGTTAATGAAACAATAAACTCGTTGCACAGTTTACAAGAAGTTAAATTATCTTCTTACACGtatgtatatattcttttacttaCACGTGTTTAGTTTGTTCTTCATTCATAATTATGCAATCATGTTGCTACAATAATATAAAGTTCACTTTGGCATAGTTAATCTCAAACCGATACCgatgactctctctctctcgtctatGTAATGTAGCAAATATGATTACAAAGGATTTTCTCATTCTGAAACTAGAATGAGACATGACTCATGAGTGCAAATCAAATCAGAATTTACTTAGCAAATTTGATTGATTGCTAATGAAAAACTTATCatctaaaactaataaaacaaatcatgatCTTCTCTTCCTTTACTTGGACTGGGATTTAATACCTTACATTACAGAGACTAACTTTAGTGTTTGCAATACGGGTTAAACTCAGGCCCGTCTTAAGGGGTGGCAGAGTACATTTTACAAGCGCTCATGCCAAATttgttatttcaaaaaaaaaactttaacagAAAGGgcccaagaaaaaagaaaaaaaaaattataaggtgGAAAAGGCCCAAAATTCtttttggtttaggattttagaAAATGCTGAGACGGCCTGGCTAAACTCCTCTTTGTCGACGTTCGTTCGTGGGAACCACATACCGTCGATGTACCGATCATTTCACACATACAACATTTCAACAATTTTATTTCTACACCCCCTATAAAATAGCATGTCTTCTTGGGTGGTAGGCTGGTAGAGCCATCCTTAATGAaaaagtttctttattttaggtGTTATTTGTATCACCACTTGGCCACCTTAAAGTAATGGCTAGTTTTCTTGGACTATGATTTGctgcattttatatttttgtaggtAGGAGTAGCCACTAAACGTATGTAGTTATATCGTGTCTTGTTTCTAACCATGACTtttagtcacatatatacatctACCATTGCGGTTTTATTAGCCATGGTTACTGAACCACGGCTTATTTTTCATTCATATGTTAACCATGGATGACGAAGTTGAAcgactgaatttttttttggctaaattCAACTTTTCATGTAGCCCCATATAAGAAAATCTGCCGTTTCTAATTACTTCACTACAGTTTGTGacactttttatattagtttttacaaacaacgatataattattattttattttttcatacaAATCAATCACTTTTCATCAACATGCAATAGTCTTTTTGTAGTGATGGTCTATTTTTTTGTCCAACTTACCTTATATTATACCCCCCAAACTTTATAAATACGTATAGATATACATGCAATGCAAGGATAGTATAGAAAAGTATAGGTCAAGTCTATGAtaataaagtaaataaacaagTAGCAGTTTTAAATATGAAGGTGATTAATGATTAGTTAACAGTTAACACAGTGATTAACAATGGATAATAAAACATTATAAGGTTGTGGAAACAAAG is a genomic window containing:
- the LOC104750217 gene encoding uncharacterized protein LOC104750217 isoform X1 encodes the protein MVFVTVQDFHSMCQKHFHYLLKKRDRSSSSLNSTDSFLKASRSEVLSLFMRSTLLALLFLSFTWLSLLKYGATSATDPSKSVESDLPELLPLLLNDLEKEGLFKMGDKALFLSGGDDEVTVSSYSQTVIETDMLLVSANDQEMQSMVPNETFDFAFAHSRHIDSAEFIDRILKVGGILTVQVNLQDLPPSFLKHPNYEIVYVKSSEYTVMTMRKTGETEKKQSLVATGRKLLGITEEDTKEKALRKLEDVLLEPPRAASRKSRTYFKRTRYLPDLMGDNMDLESYSRRVFIDVGNGKGSSGTEWFIQNYPTRNQKFEMYKIETVNDEMSLESEKMGMTEWLKDNVKEDEYVVMKAEAEVVEEMMRSKSIKMVDELFLECKPKGLGLRGRTMQSKNGRAYWECLALYGKLRDEGVAVHQWWG
- the LOC104750217 gene encoding uncharacterized protein LOC104750217 isoform X2; protein product: MVFVTVQDFHSMCQKHFHYLLKKRDRSSSSLNSTDSFLKASRSEVLSLFMRSTLLALLFLSFTWLSLLKYGATSATDPSKSVESDLPELLPLLLNDLEKEGLFKMGDKALFLSGGDDEVTVSSYSQTVIETDMLLVSANDQEMQSMVPNETFDFAFAHSRHIDSAEFIDRILKVGGILTVQVNLQDLPPSFLKHPNYEIVYVKSSEYTVMTMRKTGETEKKQSLVATGRKLLGITEEDTKEKALRKLEDVLLEPPRAASRKSRTYFKRTRYLPDLMGDNMDLESYSRRVFIDVGNGKGSSGTEWFIQNYPTRNQKFEMYKIETVNDEMSLESEKMGMTEWLKDNVKEDEYVVMKAEAEVVEEMMRSKSIKMVDELFLECKPKGRAYWECLALYGKLRDEGVAVHQWWG